In Marinitoga sp. 1197, the genomic window TATCCTTTATTAATTCCAGATAAAATTCTTTTGTATATCTTCTATTCATCTTTTTTAGAATATTATCACTACCAGCTTGAACGGGTAAATGAAAATTTTTAGCTGCTTTTTCATTATTTGCTACCTCATTTATTAATCTATCTGTTATATCTGTAGGGTATGACGTTAAAAACCATATTCTTTTTATCGAATCAAATTTTGAAGCCTCTTTAATTAATATATCTAACTTCGGTTTTCCGTCTCCAAAATCTTTACCATAAGAATCAACATTTTGTCCTAAAAATGTAATTTCTCTATAATTTTTATCATTATAATATTCTACTTCTTTTATAATATCTTCTATAGGTCTACTCTTTTCAAGATGCCTTGTATATGGAACTATACAGTATGTACAATATTTATTGCACCCATATATAATATTTATCCAACCATGATGTTTACTATATGGATGTTTTGGCAAATCTGCTCTTATCTCTTCAAATTTATCACTAAAATCTGCAAATCTTTTTCCATTTTTTGCCCTTAAATATAATTCCTTTATTTCCATATAATTTCTTGTTCCAAAAACAAAATCCACACCATGGAATCTTTTTAAAATTTCTGACCTCTCTTTTTCTGCAACACATCCACCTACACCAATAATAAGATTTTTATTTTTTCTCTTTATTTTTTCATAGTGACCAATAGCTCCATAAAGCTTATGTTCGGCCTTTTCCCTAACGGCACAACTATTTAATATTATAAAATCTGCTTCTTGTGGATTTTCTGTCCATTCGAAGCCTTCTTTTTCTAAAATACCTGTCATAATTTCTGATTCATTCACATTCATCTGACATCCGAATGTTTTTATGTAAAATTTCACTTTTACACCTCCAAATAAACTTATGTTTTATTTTTTAAACTATTAATAAATCCCGGATTACTCCGGGATTTATTAATAATGAATTATTATTCTTCTTCTTCAACTACTTCACCATATTTTTCTTCAGCTTCTACTTTAGCTTTTGTTACTTCTTCAACTGCATCTATTACTTCTTCATCTTCTATTTCTGGTGTTTCGTCATTTCCCATCAGACCTTCTCTACCTTCTATATAAGCATCTGCAATTTTAGATGTTATTAACTTTATAGCTCTAATTGCATCATCGTTACCCGGTATTACAATATCGATTGGATCAGGATCACAGTTTGTATCCACCAAAGCTATAACAGGAAGTCCTAACATGTTTGCTTCTGCAACAGCTATTTGTTCTTTTCTTGGATCAATTAAGAATAATAAATCTGGAATTTTCTTCATTCCTCTTAATCCACCAAGGTTTTTATCCAGTTTTTCATATACTTTTTTGATTTTACTCTGTTCTTTTTTAGGTAGACTTTCAAATTCTTCCGAATTTACAAATTCATCTAATTCTTCTAATTTTTTAATTCTCTTTTTTATTGTTGGGAAATTTGTTAATAATCCACCTAACCATCTGTTATTTACATAATAAGCTCCAGCTCT contains:
- the miaB gene encoding tRNA (N6-isopentenyl adenosine(37)-C2)-methylthiotransferase MiaB, with the translated sequence MKFYIKTFGCQMNVNESEIMTGILEKEGFEWTENPQEADFIILNSCAVREKAEHKLYGAIGHYEKIKRKNKNLIIGVGGCVAEKERSEILKRFHGVDFVFGTRNYMEIKELYLRAKNGKRFADFSDKFEEIRADLPKHPYSKHHGWINIIYGCNKYCTYCIVPYTRHLEKSRPIEDIIKEVEYYNDKNYREITFLGQNVDSYGKDFGDGKPKLDILIKEASKFDSIKRIWFLTSYPTDITDRLINEVANNEKAAKNFHLPVQAGSDNILKKMNRRYTKEFYLELIKDIKSRVPNVTISGDIIVGFPGETDEDFMETVDLIKKVRYERLNIAEYSPREGTISAKYYEDDIPKKIKNKRFQYLMNIQKQINHEENEKYLNKTVMVIQENKIKSGAYLGRTINNKVVIFKSDENMIGKFVKIKINKISAGPLYGEIIATEKDSDFNTIKYYI
- the rpsB gene encoding 30S ribosomal protein S2; this encodes MSVISMKQLLEAGVHFGHRTRRWNPKMKPYIFTERKGIYIIDLQKSLKAVEEAYEFVREQSAEGKVILFVGTKKQAQQIIAEEAKRAGAYYVNNRWLGGLLTNFPTIKKRIKKLEELDEFVNSEEFESLPKKEQSKIKKVYEKLDKNLGGLRGMKKIPDLLFLIDPRKEQIAVAEANMLGLPVIALVDTNCDPDPIDIVIPGNDDAIRAIKLITSKIADAYIEGREGLMGNDETPEIEDEEVIDAVEEVTKAKVEAEEKYGEVVEEEE